In Colwellia sp. PAMC 20917, a single genomic region encodes these proteins:
- the dpdG gene encoding protein DpdG, translating to MSVINNANPGSHISSLIFVDRLLNRNITKSSEFISIESIINQSSPENLFKDEVKDSEGSFKIQANPKKKLPETIEFWTKQGLWDSSPEGIKAFSVLSNNSNIASRIIRTIFNQKYDMQIGSSIEPLIRGICLFLALDKCTFAGKEFFLSTEIPVISAKYIPGRSTNDTRLTINDSDQLAFAEYGLLLGYMEKVSKNKYIVDPTRLIKVFLTDIFTDLNEDRINIQTFIEKLNSYIPIFDGGEYRVEIEAMMQTKKSDWKPSSSHTLSKSLSHALYRLNLEGYLYLDRLSDSVNAVSLPLPNGETRTVSHIRIVGDK from the coding sequence GTGTCTGTAATAAATAATGCGAATCCAGGTAGTCACATTTCATCTTTGATCTTTGTCGATCGTCTTTTGAACCGCAACATCACTAAATCATCAGAGTTCATCTCAATTGAGTCGATAATTAACCAAAGCTCTCCCGAAAATTTATTCAAAGATGAAGTAAAGGATTCCGAAGGTAGCTTCAAAATACAAGCTAACCCTAAAAAAAAGCTACCAGAAACCATAGAGTTTTGGACAAAACAAGGTCTTTGGGATAGTTCTCCTGAAGGAATTAAAGCTTTTTCTGTGTTATCCAATAATTCTAATATAGCTTCTCGAATCATAAGAACTATTTTCAATCAAAAATATGATATGCAAATAGGTTCATCAATAGAACCTCTTATTAGAGGTATTTGTTTATTTCTGGCATTAGACAAATGTACTTTTGCAGGGAAAGAATTTTTTCTCTCTACGGAGATTCCTGTAATAAGTGCTAAATATATCCCCGGTAGATCAACAAATGATACACGCTTAACCATCAATGACTCCGACCAACTTGCTTTTGCAGAGTACGGTCTACTTTTAGGTTATATGGAGAAAGTAAGTAAAAATAAATATATTGTAGACCCAACACGGCTCATAAAGGTTTTTCTGACTGACATTTTTACAGATTTAAACGAAGATAGGATCAATATTCAGACATTTATTGAGAAATTAAATAGTTATATTCCTATTTTTGATGGAGGGGAATACAGAGTGGAAATAGAGGCTATGATGCAGACTAAAAAAAGTGACTGGAAGCCAAGTTCTTCTCACACACTATCTAAAAGTTTAAGTCATGCTCTATATCGTTTAAATTTAGAAGGTTATTTATATTTAGACCGACTTTCGGATTCAGTCAATGCTGTTTCACTTCCCTTGCCTAATGGCGAAACCCGAACAGTAAGTCATATTCGAATTGTTGGAGATAAGTAA
- the dpdF gene encoding protein DpdF yields the protein MHNLIISSLFSKAELRDLDQTVYNIIINYPKNHFAQRLKKVVDGDNTSLLDLFLSIKDYLYSSQKELDNQHNNFPIPRGLSSEEGVLCDKAMLNYQVGSNFLTLSSPVITQKLMDVYEQKQKRKVKKVEMDLALVSRLSDQNYSHYSSAGQRMAVRVALTCPQDSTLFINLPTGCGKTLVAHACMLFSKSKALTIVIVPTVGLAIEQGKRAKELFESADNDSVQNYAWHGQLSEGEKSEIRDNIHNDKQKVIFTSPESVTGSLLPLLFRLAKQNSIANIIIDEAHLIDTWGSNFRSEFQRFGALVASLRQVSNSPFKTILMSATFTQSNIDSLTILYCESDNKPIIVNGNFLRPEVSSTYKNEGENTHLQSVVERVITLPKPLILYTTLVQDSVDLSYHLKAIGLNRIALFNGKTDIRSREKIIEQWQKDDLDIIIATSAFGVGMDKVDVKSVIHACIPDNIDRYYQEIGRAGRDGKAATSEVIYYDKQIAKAKKINSESIISTELGFKKWKGMWDSKVEVSSHVFLKGDLYQLDTSFYHEGLSNRSDRNEDWNWLTLLFMQRAGLIRIFYDVPEIEDDSELNDFENNTQRKEYWKSYNSKVLVQILNEQYLSNSYWETNIQKHRKKEKKTQDNGFLTLSENITSQKQPICKELVKYYTVNGNSPQRACGGCVACEGFLPTVGDDVSVDNYSSPHLLPNTLNDYISFDNVCSVYYDKSQDFTSEWKWSLFIKLMLDRKYIFAVKGDLEFLKRLAGKKNGLKSFKPFWISQSYHDNSNLWPSLHINSSVDSEVLIPSFEEQATFFVAEYNQKTKSNKYRLWWQDNNKSIPLTNFIKIVEKNTCL from the coding sequence ATGCATAATTTAATTATTTCCTCATTGTTTTCAAAGGCTGAGTTAAGGGATTTAGACCAGACGGTTTATAATATTATTATCAATTATCCAAAAAACCATTTTGCACAGAGGTTAAAAAAAGTAGTTGATGGAGATAACACCAGTTTATTAGACTTGTTTTTATCAATTAAAGATTACTTGTACTCATCTCAAAAAGAATTGGATAACCAGCACAATAACTTTCCAATACCTAGAGGTTTATCTAGTGAAGAAGGAGTACTCTGTGATAAAGCTATGCTGAATTATCAAGTTGGTTCAAACTTTCTTACCCTATCATCCCCAGTAATTACTCAAAAATTAATGGATGTGTACGAACAGAAACAAAAACGTAAAGTGAAAAAGGTAGAAATGGATTTAGCCTTAGTTTCAAGGTTATCAGACCAAAACTATAGCCACTACTCTAGTGCAGGGCAGAGAATGGCTGTGAGGGTTGCTTTAACATGCCCTCAAGATTCGACCCTTTTTATTAATTTACCTACGGGGTGTGGTAAAACATTAGTTGCTCATGCATGTATGTTATTTAGTAAAAGTAAAGCGCTGACAATAGTTATTGTCCCTACTGTTGGTTTAGCTATAGAGCAAGGTAAAAGAGCAAAAGAATTATTTGAAAGTGCAGACAATGATTCTGTTCAAAATTATGCTTGGCATGGACAATTGTCGGAAGGTGAAAAATCTGAAATTAGGGATAACATTCACAATGATAAGCAAAAAGTAATTTTTACCTCTCCGGAATCTGTTACGGGGAGCTTATTACCTTTATTATTTAGATTAGCTAAGCAAAACTCTATAGCTAATATCATCATTGATGAAGCTCATTTGATTGACACTTGGGGGAGTAATTTTCGCTCTGAATTTCAACGGTTTGGAGCCTTGGTTGCGTCTTTAAGGCAAGTAAGTAATTCTCCTTTCAAAACAATTCTTATGTCTGCAACGTTTACTCAAAGTAATATCGATTCATTAACAATTTTGTACTGTGAATCCGATAACAAACCAATTATTGTTAATGGTAATTTTTTACGTCCAGAAGTTAGTTCAACTTATAAGAATGAAGGTGAGAACACCCACCTTCAATCAGTTGTAGAACGAGTAATTACTTTACCGAAACCACTAATTTTATATACAACACTTGTTCAGGATTCTGTTGACTTAAGTTACCATTTGAAAGCGATAGGACTGAATCGAATTGCCCTGTTTAACGGTAAAACTGATATACGCTCAAGAGAGAAGATAATTGAGCAGTGGCAAAAAGATGACTTAGATATAATTATTGCTACATCGGCCTTTGGTGTCGGTATGGATAAGGTGGATGTTAAAAGTGTTATCCATGCTTGTATTCCTGATAATATCGATCGCTATTATCAAGAGATTGGCCGAGCAGGTAGAGACGGGAAAGCAGCGACATCTGAAGTCATTTATTATGACAAGCAAATAGCTAAAGCAAAAAAAATTAACAGTGAAAGTATTATATCTACAGAGTTAGGCTTCAAAAAGTGGAAAGGTATGTGGGATAGTAAAGTTGAAGTCTCTTCTCATGTGTTTTTGAAAGGAGACTTATACCAGTTAGATACTTCATTTTATCACGAGGGACTCAGTAATCGTAGCGATAGAAATGAAGATTGGAATTGGCTAACACTTCTGTTTATGCAACGTGCAGGTTTAATCCGAATTTTTTATGATGTACCAGAAATTGAAGATGACAGTGAATTAAATGATTTTGAGAATAATACCCAACGAAAAGAGTATTGGAAAAGTTATAACAGCAAAGTTTTAGTTCAAATTCTTAATGAGCAATATCTTTCTAATTCATATTGGGAAACTAATATTCAAAAACATCGTAAAAAAGAAAAAAAGACTCAAGATAATGGTTTTTTAACTTTATCTGAGAATATAACGTCTCAAAAACAACCCATTTGTAAAGAGTTAGTAAAGTATTACACAGTAAATGGTAATAGTCCTCAAAGAGCATGTGGAGGTTGTGTCGCATGTGAAGGTTTTTTGCCGACAGTAGGTGATGATGTATCGGTTGATAATTATAGTTCGCCACACTTACTGCCGAACACTTTAAACGATTACATCTCTTTTGATAATGTTTGCAGTGTTTATTATGACAAATCTCAGGATTTTACATCAGAATGGAAATGGTCTTTATTCATTAAACTAATGCTTGATAGAAAATACATTTTTGCTGTCAAGGGTGACCTCGAATTCTTAAAAAGACTCGCGGGGAAAAAGAACGGACTCAAGTCTTTTAAACCATTTTGGATTTCTCAGAGTTATCATGATAACAGTAACCTTTGGCCATCTTTACATATAAATTCATCTGTTGATTCAGAGGTCTTAATTCCTTCCTTTGAAGAGCAGGCAACATTCTTTGTAGCTGAATATAACCAAAAAACAAAATCAAATAAATATCGATTGTGGTGGCAAGATAATAATAAATCTATTCCATTAACAAACTTCATTAAAATAGTTGAGAAAAATACGTGTCTGTAA
- the dpdE gene encoding protein DpdE, with the protein MKLGIGSLVESKTAFSGVGKIVSISSKTKSATVGFFTSPLSPISNQIEVAGSELIGKSKLFDQTVVYCKVGKSQNWRTGFYDGQRPNDKHLIKYKYDDSDVVSIDDIFVPNFLGEQQYCPADFLAGRATTSPKYINDRSAFYKSYTNQRASCASISSIPSSAVNLEIHQLSVVIQVLNDDVQKYLLGDEVGLGKTIEAGFLVREHILEYKDNACVLILTPASLVQQWQIEMSQKFHLEDVMDEDLDEEDQKIFIGSFQNILTTRFFTKKPTMVVIDEGHQLGDFAWGKDGEDIFKQIASACHNSISTIVLSGTPITGNTKNFLAMLHCLNPDSYQLNDEGIASFNNKVEEREKYSGLYGALVPDSDDFTLEGIVEQIEHFAFNDNELNLLIADLKPHIDYFSEEKDENLRQSAVKALQDYFGDKYRLFQRFIRNRRGSKNSYIEQIFPGLGDCKIAPWKIGSELVSLDEQLDDYRNSLMHGDNNFVGITHENYFQWLDALLISPSSVMAKAQAVLVSDNNITDEEKLILTTMIEMGHVEQLNKDELLLGEITAWLETNIEGKIVVFCGDKIVADNVYKFIEQHLSSVERHVDGEIPAFNTSSEYNVLICDKSGEDGLNLQGKYRLAVHYSLPRTVMRIEQRIGRLNRYSASSTGVLPVDNVVLTPNRDGFYSSWANLLKTDVGVFNQNCSSIQLILDEKIESYNENIINKGYAQLDKLSSEISGDSGLLIKERKKVADQEIWNGMQVALSEIKTFSERLRLVDENADNLSKDMQGWITKSLRFDSRKTEDNNFVYQYKLGRTRLNVDEFISHCILGMDFDSGLKNPSTKPMSASRDQSAKTGSYPLRYGQPFVDTVYSFSQQTTLGISNAIIRELSNPLTSALTAKINVKFDEPKTVFKLSWVCALESNLQTRVNQRNNDRKFPPKIIEYWIDELGNEIKDKILLNILNMPYAKSLNEAKGLYKDYDISVGCEQDMWDAVDSFLNKDEWRDLVLSVASDCTEKVSSELNQQYDLSSSEEFGINLSTMRSVTLVGKS; encoded by the coding sequence GTGAAATTAGGCATAGGTTCTTTAGTCGAAAGTAAAACGGCCTTCTCAGGTGTAGGTAAGATCGTTTCTATTTCCAGCAAAACAAAAAGTGCAACAGTGGGGTTCTTTACTTCACCGTTATCTCCAATTTCTAATCAAATTGAAGTTGCCGGTTCAGAGCTTATTGGTAAATCAAAATTGTTTGATCAAACGGTGGTTTATTGTAAAGTTGGGAAGTCACAGAACTGGCGAACAGGCTTTTATGATGGGCAAAGACCAAATGATAAACACCTAATTAAATACAAATATGATGACTCTGATGTTGTCTCTATTGATGATATATTTGTTCCAAATTTTCTCGGAGAACAGCAATATTGTCCTGCTGACTTCTTAGCCGGAAGAGCCACTACTTCTCCAAAGTATATCAATGACCGTTCAGCCTTTTATAAGTCTTATACCAATCAGAGAGCTTCTTGCGCATCAATATCTTCTATTCCTAGTAGTGCCGTAAATTTAGAAATACATCAACTTTCTGTGGTTATTCAGGTTTTGAATGATGACGTGCAAAAATATCTTCTTGGCGACGAAGTCGGTTTAGGGAAAACCATCGAAGCTGGATTTTTAGTTCGTGAGCATATATTAGAATATAAGGATAATGCCTGTGTCTTAATTTTAACTCCAGCTTCTTTAGTTCAGCAGTGGCAGATTGAAATGAGTCAGAAATTCCATTTAGAAGATGTAATGGATGAGGATCTTGATGAAGAAGATCAAAAAATCTTTATCGGAAGTTTCCAAAATATTTTGACAACTAGATTTTTTACTAAAAAACCTACGATGGTTGTTATAGATGAAGGCCATCAGCTGGGAGATTTTGCTTGGGGAAAAGACGGAGAAGATATATTCAAACAAATAGCATCTGCTTGTCATAACTCTATATCCACAATCGTTCTATCAGGTACACCTATAACAGGAAATACTAAAAATTTCTTGGCTATGCTGCATTGCTTGAACCCAGATTCCTACCAATTAAATGATGAAGGAATCGCATCATTTAATAATAAGGTAGAAGAAAGAGAAAAATACTCAGGGTTATATGGTGCATTAGTTCCAGATAGTGATGATTTTACACTTGAGGGAATAGTAGAGCAGATAGAACATTTTGCTTTTAATGATAATGAATTAAATTTGTTAATCGCGGACCTCAAACCTCACATTGATTATTTCTCTGAAGAAAAAGATGAAAATCTGCGTCAGTCGGCGGTAAAGGCATTACAAGATTACTTTGGAGACAAGTATAGATTATTCCAGCGTTTCATAAGAAACAGACGAGGAAGTAAAAATAGCTATATTGAACAAATATTTCCAGGGTTAGGCGATTGTAAGATAGCACCATGGAAGATAGGCAGTGAACTTGTTTCGTTAGATGAGCAGTTAGACGATTATCGTAATAGCTTAATGCATGGTGATAATAATTTTGTAGGAATTACTCATGAAAACTATTTTCAATGGTTAGATGCTTTACTCATATCTCCGTCTTCAGTTATGGCAAAAGCACAGGCAGTATTGGTATCGGATAATAACATTACAGATGAAGAAAAACTGATTTTGACAACAATGATTGAAATGGGCCATGTTGAACAATTAAATAAAGATGAATTATTACTGGGTGAGATTACAGCTTGGTTGGAAACAAACATAGAGGGAAAAATAGTTGTTTTTTGTGGGGATAAAATTGTAGCTGATAATGTCTATAAATTTATTGAACAACACTTGTCCTCCGTTGAAAGGCATGTAGATGGGGAAATTCCAGCTTTCAATACATCATCTGAATATAATGTTCTTATATGCGATAAATCAGGAGAAGATGGGCTAAACCTACAAGGAAAATATCGTTTAGCTGTCCATTATAGTTTACCAAGAACGGTAATGAGAATTGAACAACGAATTGGTCGCTTGAATCGATATAGTGCAAGTAGCACTGGTGTACTTCCTGTTGATAATGTAGTGCTTACACCTAATCGCGATGGTTTTTATAGTTCTTGGGCTAACTTACTAAAAACAGATGTCGGTGTTTTTAATCAAAATTGCTCAAGTATTCAGTTGATACTTGATGAAAAAATTGAATCTTATAATGAAAATATTATTAATAAGGGCTATGCACAGTTAGACAAACTTTCTTCGGAAATTTCAGGGGATTCTGGCCTACTTATAAAAGAAAGGAAAAAAGTTGCAGACCAGGAAATATGGAATGGAATGCAGGTAGCTCTTTCTGAAATAAAAACATTCTCAGAAAGACTAAGACTTGTTGATGAAAATGCGGATAATTTAAGTAAGGATATGCAAGGGTGGATTACAAAGAGCCTTAGGTTTGATTCTAGGAAAACGGAAGATAATAACTTTGTGTATCAATATAAATTAGGACGAACTCGATTAAATGTAGACGAGTTCATAAGTCATTGCATCTTAGGCATGGATTTTGATAGCGGCTTAAAAAACCCTTCTACTAAGCCCATGAGTGCTTCTAGAGACCAAAGTGCGAAAACAGGTTCATATCCATTGAGGTATGGACAACCGTTTGTAGATACTGTTTATTCATTTTCACAGCAAACTACGTTAGGGATATCTAACGCAATCATAAGAGAGTTAAGCAACCCATTAACTTCGGCTCTAACGGCAAAAATAAATGTAAAATTTGATGAGCCTAAAACTGTATTCAAGTTAAGTTGGGTTTGTGCATTAGAAAGTAATCTCCAAACAAGAGTAAATCAAAGAAATAATGATCGAAAATTTCCCCCCAAGATTATTGAATACTGGATCGATGAATTAGGTAATGAAATTAAAGACAAGATTTTACTAAATATTCTAAATATGCCGTATGCTAAATCTCTAAATGAAGCTAAAGGATTATATAAAGATTATGATATCAGCGTAGGTTGTGAACAGGACATGTGGGATGCCGTTGATTCATTTTTAAATAAGGATGAATGGCGAGATTTAGTTTTGAGTGTAGCATCGGATTGCACAGAAAAAGTAAGTTCAGAACTTAATCAACAATATGATTTATCTTCAAGTGAAGAGTTTGGCATCAATTTATCTACTATGAGGTCCGTTACTTTGGTTGGTAAGTCGTAA
- the queE gene encoding 7-carboxy-7-deazaguanine synthase QueE translates to MKKEIAYKINEIFETLQGEGTFTGQPSIFLRLQGCPVGCSWCDTKHTWEVSLEQKVVRKEIISKRSENDNWGIFTIEQLNALFLSEGYQAKHIVITGGEPCMYDLTPLCIDLENNGYSCQVETSGTFEIKVSDKCWVTVSPKVNMKGGYKVLNSALLRANEIKHPVATDQHIDDLKALLDEHEIVNKQIYIQPISQKKRATELAIKSCIENNWRLSVQVHKYIGIQ, encoded by the coding sequence ATGAAAAAAGAAATCGCGTATAAAATAAATGAAATATTCGAAACACTTCAAGGCGAAGGGACTTTTACCGGTCAACCTTCAATCTTTTTAAGATTACAAGGTTGCCCTGTGGGTTGTTCTTGGTGTGATACTAAACATACTTGGGAAGTATCACTAGAACAAAAAGTGGTACGAAAAGAAATTATTTCTAAAAGATCAGAAAATGATAATTGGGGGATTTTTACAATTGAACAATTAAATGCGTTATTTCTCTCGGAAGGATATCAAGCAAAGCATATCGTTATAACTGGAGGTGAGCCATGTATGTATGATTTGACTCCTCTTTGTATTGATTTAGAGAATAATGGCTACAGTTGCCAAGTTGAAACTTCTGGCACTTTTGAAATTAAAGTATCAGATAAATGCTGGGTCACAGTATCTCCAAAGGTAAATATGAAAGGGGGCTATAAAGTATTAAACTCAGCCTTGTTAAGAGCGAATGAAATAAAGCACCCTGTCGCAACTGACCAGCACATTGATGATCTTAAGGCGCTGTTAGATGAACATGAAATTGTGAATAAACAGATTTATATCCAGCCAATAAGTCAAAAGAAACGTGCGACAGAACTAGCTATTAAATCATGCATTGAGAATAATTGGAGGCTATCGGTACAAGTACATAAATACATTGGGATTCAATAG
- a CDS encoding HTH domain-containing protein: MTEIIYMLNNGESVSTKKLAEQFQASDRTIQRYITERLRFLSLIKVNDSWRMVLYL, translated from the coding sequence ATTACTGAAATAATTTACATGTTGAATAACGGTGAATCCGTTAGTACCAAAAAACTTGCTGAGCAATTTCAAGCTTCTGATCGCACCATACAAAGATATATTACCGAGCGCTTACGTTTTCTATCATTAATCAAGGTTAATGATAGTTGGAGAATGGTACTTTATCTATAG
- the ssb gene encoding single-stranded DNA-binding protein gives MVSKGINKVILIGNLGQPPELKQLANGAAVANLSIATSESWKDKSTGQLREKTEWHRVVLFGYLADIVGKYLTKGSKIYVEGRLQTRKWQDASGFDRYITEINANQMQMLDSKREENGSQTTYVNTQATVVSGNQSNAPVNKVNTKNTDTRNQTTRTGGTITAEPVYDDFDDIPF, from the coding sequence ATGGTGAGTAAAGGCATTAATAAAGTGATATTGATTGGTAACTTAGGGCAACCACCAGAGCTTAAACAACTTGCTAACGGTGCTGCTGTAGCAAATTTATCTATTGCAACATCTGAATCGTGGAAAGATAAAAGTACCGGACAATTACGTGAAAAAACGGAATGGCATCGAGTGGTTTTGTTTGGGTATTTAGCTGACATTGTGGGTAAGTACCTGACGAAAGGTTCAAAAATATATGTTGAAGGTCGTTTGCAAACACGTAAATGGCAAGACGCAAGTGGTTTTGATCGTTACATAACCGAGATAAACGCCAACCAAATGCAAATGCTTGACAGTAAACGTGAAGAAAATGGTAGTCAAACTACATATGTAAATACACAGGCTACTGTTGTGTCAGGTAATCAATCGAATGCACCTGTAAATAAAGTTAACACTAAAAATACAGATACACGTAATCAAACAACCCGAACAGGGGGCACGATAACGGCAGAGCCTGTTTATGATGACTTTGACGACATACCGTTTTGA
- a CDS encoding helicase C-terminal domain-containing protein: MHSLSSNNIFSITGSGKQFNEPSRGTDITPAAYECVNEVKTKAMDLYEDLSNKKLGFVSRNSQKDIIKACASANYHKQTLVAQAGTGIGKTMSYVLGALPLLSQKNTKLVISTYTVALQTQLEEKDLPELIAHLAPELTFEVAKGAGHYFCPVRATNALASTMNVDADQNQDFFSDIDEQTQISSDEKRAINGLQNDFINNIFDGDLDKSVRPLNSKIISKVNRNVNHCPGNKKCNKSDICPFYIQRKKVQLANIIITNHALLSRTTLGGHSTFSERGFGDNLLVIDEGHRFPSVLRDANEAGFSLGRFTKLLTKPAAMLKKTTKFVGFAQLTGQQHEAQSLKSEISSLVGGCERAIKRVLALNDFLKNNFNVLRGEVKQFDDKDAWVMPPSSMNTTLTTLIKECSLELIFVYSVLNTVCKKNNESSETYFNDSSNKADKFKQTIVMNLHTLKQEVNNALICLTYYTSFAEIQGQKAKVESGVARWITRTESKQDGTYFEFHGNLLNVGFCFQEYFAKKYYSVVLTSATLERLGSCDGFLNELAIDKRQPNNVVKLFSSPFNYNNTQLSAPIRSGNPNDPQHNKVVANQLMPLMARHKAILVLFTSKKALENTYELCPPTIKKLILRQHSHSKSELIKQHKANVDNGSTSILFGVDGLSEGVDLPEHYLTCVVITKLPFPLLSTPLFKYETMCLEAKNERAFIKQMLPLCSQKLIQSVGRLIRSEKDHGEVVILDSRVNTQRYGAQLIQCLPMYKAPDFQFER, from the coding sequence ATGCATTCGTTATCATCTAATAATATTTTTAGTATTACCGGCTCTGGCAAACAGTTTAACGAGCCAAGTCGTGGTACTGATATTACTCCCGCAGCTTATGAATGTGTGAATGAAGTTAAAACAAAGGCGATGGATCTTTATGAAGATTTATCAAATAAAAAACTTGGCTTTGTGTCTAGAAACAGCCAAAAAGATATTATAAAAGCCTGTGCTAGTGCTAATTATCATAAGCAAACATTAGTAGCCCAAGCAGGAACTGGAATTGGTAAAACAATGAGCTATGTATTAGGAGCATTACCGCTACTTAGTCAAAAAAATACGAAACTGGTTATTTCAACCTATACCGTTGCTTTACAAACACAATTAGAAGAAAAAGACTTACCCGAATTAATTGCTCATTTAGCCCCTGAATTAACCTTTGAAGTGGCAAAAGGTGCTGGGCATTATTTTTGCCCAGTACGTGCGACTAATGCACTTGCTTCAACAATGAATGTTGATGCTGATCAAAATCAAGACTTTTTTAGTGATATTGATGAACAAACACAGATATCTTCAGATGAAAAAAGAGCCATTAATGGGCTGCAAAATGATTTTATAAATAATATTTTTGATGGTGATTTAGATAAAAGTGTAAGACCACTAAATAGCAAAATTATATCTAAGGTTAACCGTAACGTAAACCATTGTCCAGGTAATAAAAAATGTAACAAATCAGACATTTGTCCATTTTATATTCAGCGCAAAAAAGTGCAACTTGCGAATATTATTATTACCAATCATGCGCTTTTATCTCGTACCACTTTAGGCGGACATTCAACCTTTTCTGAGCGTGGTTTTGGTGACAATTTATTAGTTATTGATGAGGGCCACCGTTTTCCATCCGTATTACGAGATGCTAACGAAGCCGGATTTTCTTTAGGTCGCTTTACTAAGTTATTAACAAAACCGGCAGCAATGTTGAAAAAAACAACTAAATTTGTTGGTTTTGCTCAATTAACAGGGCAACAGCATGAGGCTCAATCACTTAAGTCAGAAATAAGTTCTCTGGTAGGAGGATGCGAGCGCGCAATTAAAAGGGTACTTGCCTTAAATGATTTTTTAAAAAACAATTTCAATGTGTTACGCGGTGAAGTAAAGCAGTTTGATGATAAAGATGCCTGGGTAATGCCGCCTTCAAGTATGAATACTACATTAACTACGTTGATTAAAGAGTGCTCTCTGGAATTGATTTTTGTATATAGCGTGTTGAATACAGTGTGCAAAAAAAACAATGAAAGCTCTGAAACATATTTTAATGATTCATCAAACAAAGCCGACAAGTTTAAGCAAACCATAGTGATGAACTTACATACCTTAAAGCAGGAAGTTAACAATGCACTTATTTGTTTAACTTACTATACGAGTTTTGCCGAGATACAAGGGCAGAAAGCGAAAGTAGAGTCGGGTGTTGCTCGGTGGATCACTCGTACTGAAAGTAAACAAGACGGCACGTATTTTGAATTTCATGGTAACTTGCTAAATGTTGGTTTTTGCTTTCAAGAGTATTTTGCTAAAAAATATTATTCTGTAGTACTTACCAGCGCTACGTTAGAGCGCTTAGGCAGTTGTGACGGATTTCTGAATGAACTCGCTATTGATAAACGCCAACCTAATAATGTGGTGAAGTTGTTTAGCTCTCCTTTCAACTATAACAACACACAGTTAAGTGCGCCTATTCGTTCTGGTAACCCAAATGATCCACAGCATAATAAGGTTGTGGCAAACCAGTTAATGCCATTAATGGCAAGGCATAAGGCCATTTTAGTGTTATTTACTTCTAAAAAAGCATTAGAAAATACTTATGAGCTTTGCCCTCCAACAATAAAAAAGCTGATATTACGTCAGCACAGTCACAGTAAAAGTGAATTAATTAAACAGCATAAAGCAAATGTTGATAATGGAAGTACTTCTATTTTATTTGGCGTTGACGGATTGTCTGAAGGTGTTGACTTACCTGAGCATTATTTAACGTGCGTGGTGATCACTAAATTACCTTTTCCGCTTTTATCAACGCCACTATTTAAATACGAAACCATGTGTTTAGAGGCGAAGAATGAGAGAGCTTTTATTAAGCAAATGTTGCCGTTATGTTCACAAAAACTTATTCAAAGTGTTGGCCGATTGATCCGATCTGAAAAAGATCATGGCGAAGTGGTCATTTTAGATTCTCGCGTAAATACACAGCGTTACGGCGCCCAGTTAATACAATGTTTACCTATGTATAAAGCGCCAGATTTTCAATTTGAACGCTGA
- the cas2 gene encoding CRISPR-associated endonuclease Cas2: MRKKLYICCYDISCNKRRKKVLTAVQKQQVGGQYSAYECYLTLRQKIQFEKHLNSLVDQCDTVKLQIIHDVSNIIILGVASAPVNAEYIYFG; this comes from the coding sequence ATGAGAAAGAAGCTTTATATATGTTGTTACGATATTAGCTGTAATAAAAGGCGTAAAAAAGTATTAACAGCAGTGCAAAAACAACAGGTTGGTGGACAGTATTCAGCCTATGAATGTTATTTAACACTTAGACAAAAAATACAATTTGAAAAACACCTCAACAGTCTTGTTGATCAATGTGACACAGTAAAATTACAAATTATTCATGATGTATCGAACATTATTATTTTGGGTGTGGCAAGTGCGCCGGTTAATGCTGAGTACATTTATTTCGGCTAA